One part of the Salinimonas iocasae genome encodes these proteins:
- the lipA gene encoding lipoyl synthase, with product MSNARPQAGVKLRDDEKVKHIPVTVIPTEKEEMLRKPEWIKIKLPRTTDRIDHIKKTLRKNNLHSVCEEASCPNLAECFNHGTATFMILGDICTRRCPFCDVAHGKPLPPSAEEPEKLARTIAEMDLKYVVITSVDRDDLRDGGAQHFVDCINAIREHSPTTTIEVLVPDFRGRMDRALEIFKNGVPDVFNHNLETIPRLYRECRPGANYQWSLDLLKKFKAQHPHVPTKSGLMMGMGEESDEIKGVLQDLRDHGVDMLTLGQYLQPSRHHFPVKKYVHPTEFDALGDFAREIGFKQAACGPMVRSSYHADQQAAGKEVK from the coding sequence ATGAGTAATGCACGTCCCCAAGCCGGAGTGAAACTCCGCGACGATGAAAAGGTCAAACATATTCCCGTCACCGTCATTCCTACTGAAAAAGAGGAAATGCTGCGAAAGCCTGAGTGGATAAAGATCAAGCTGCCGCGCACGACCGACCGCATCGATCATATTAAAAAAACACTGCGCAAAAATAATCTTCACTCTGTGTGTGAGGAAGCCAGTTGTCCGAATCTGGCTGAGTGTTTCAACCACGGCACCGCGACATTTATGATTCTGGGCGATATTTGTACCAGACGCTGTCCGTTTTGTGATGTGGCTCATGGCAAGCCGCTTCCACCGAGTGCAGAAGAGCCAGAAAAACTGGCCAGAACAATTGCAGAAATGGATCTAAAATACGTGGTCATAACGTCGGTTGATCGAGATGACCTGCGCGACGGCGGTGCTCAGCACTTTGTTGATTGCATAAACGCGATCCGTGAGCACAGTCCAACCACCACGATTGAAGTGCTGGTTCCTGACTTCCGCGGGCGAATGGATCGCGCTTTGGAAATCTTTAAAAATGGCGTTCCTGATGTATTCAATCACAATCTTGAAACTATCCCACGTTTGTACCGTGAGTGCAGACCGGGCGCCAATTATCAGTGGTCTTTAGATTTACTCAAAAAATTTAAGGCACAACATCCTCACGTACCTACCAAGTCTGGTCTGATGATGGGTATGGGTGAGGAATCTGATGAGATTAAAGGTGTACTGCAGGACTTGCGAGATCATGGCGTGGATATGTTAACGCTGGGTCAGTATCTGCAACCAAGCCGCCATCATTTTCCAGTGAAAAAATACGTGCACCCAACAGAGTTTGATGCGCTTGGTGATTTTGCCCGCGAGATTGGCTTCAAGCAGGCTGCATGCGGTCCGATGGTACGCTCAAGCTACCACGCTGATCAGCAGGCTGCCGGTAAGGAAGTTAAATAG
- a CDS encoding response regulator transcription factor: MTHILVADDHPLFREALRGALTPHFTEAKILEADSLDSMMAVMEQHHEIDLVLLDLNMPGGEYFNGLITLKEAFPDTPVAVVSASEGIEVIAQVMSLGAQGFIPKSSATKDIADAIVRVQNGESWVPEDKKADLAAVNEELSSLLKRFRELTPKQIQVLSFLRSGLMNKQIAHEMNVTEATIKAHISAILRKLEINTRTQAVLLMDKLQLS; encoded by the coding sequence ATGACCCATATTCTGGTAGCGGACGATCATCCACTCTTTCGTGAAGCATTGCGTGGTGCGTTGACGCCGCATTTTACAGAAGCCAAAATTCTGGAAGCTGACTCGCTGGATTCAATGATGGCGGTAATGGAGCAACATCATGAGATAGATCTTGTGTTGCTGGATTTAAATATGCCTGGCGGTGAATATTTTAATGGGCTGATAACCCTGAAAGAGGCTTTCCCGGATACCCCGGTAGCAGTGGTTTCCGCCAGCGAAGGTATTGAGGTAATTGCGCAGGTTATGAGTCTTGGCGCGCAGGGCTTTATCCCTAAATCTTCTGCGACAAAAGATATCGCCGATGCCATCGTGCGGGTGCAAAATGGAGAGAGCTGGGTACCTGAAGATAAAAAAGCAGACCTGGCTGCCGTGAATGAAGAATTATCTTCGCTGCTCAAACGGTTCAGAGAGCTGACGCCGAAACAAATTCAGGTGTTATCGTTCCTACGTTCCGGCTTGATGAACAAGCAAATTGCTCATGAAATGAATGTCACTGAAGCAACTATCAAGGCTCACATTAGTGCGATTCTGCGAAAGCTGGAAATTAATACCCGAACCCAGGCTGTGCTGTTAATGGATAAATTACAGCTCAGCTAA
- the cmoA gene encoding carboxy-S-adenosyl-L-methionine synthase CmoA, translated as MQKQDTIFANPMDSVKDFKFDEAVADVFPDMIQRSVPGYQTIIHTIGELAARYVRSASHVYDLGCSLGAASLSVARSTADTPCDIFAIDSSPAMTERCERMVRSFSLPNPVNVQCQLAQDTKINNASMVIMNFTLQFIEPEHRLALLKQIYDGMNDGGVLVLSEKVSHPTVQGNELLIDLHHQFKRDNGYSELEVSQKRAALENVMLTDSFATHEQRLLDAGFSDVVMWYKCYNFMSLVAIKSSRGNNHE; from the coding sequence GTGCAAAAACAAGATACCATTTTTGCCAATCCCATGGATTCGGTAAAGGATTTTAAATTCGATGAAGCGGTGGCTGACGTCTTTCCGGACATGATTCAGCGTTCAGTTCCCGGTTATCAGACCATTATCCATACTATCGGAGAGCTGGCTGCGCGCTATGTTCGCTCTGCCAGCCATGTGTACGACTTGGGTTGTTCGCTGGGTGCCGCCAGCTTGTCAGTAGCCCGCTCAACTGCAGATACGCCCTGTGATATTTTTGCCATCGACAGCTCGCCTGCAATGACCGAGCGTTGTGAAAGAATGGTTCGTTCTTTTTCCTTACCCAATCCGGTCAATGTACAGTGTCAGCTGGCACAGGATACAAAAATCAATAATGCCTCCATGGTAATTATGAACTTCACTTTGCAGTTTATTGAACCAGAGCATCGCCTGGCATTACTCAAACAAATTTATGATGGAATGAATGATGGAGGCGTACTGGTACTGTCTGAAAAAGTCAGTCACCCAACTGTGCAAGGTAACGAGCTTTTGATTGATCTTCATCATCAATTCAAACGCGATAATGGCTACAGCGAGCTGGAAGTTTCACAAAAGCGTGCGGCACTGGAAAACGTTATGCTGACTGATTCTTTTGCGACCCACGAACAGCGCCTTCTGGACGCTGGCTTTAGTGACGTTGTTATGTGGTACAAGTGTTATAACTTCATGTCTCTGGTTGCAATCAAATCCAGTCGGGGAAATAACCATGAATAA
- the cmoB gene encoding tRNA 5-methoxyuridine(34)/uridine 5-oxyacetic acid(34) synthase CmoB, whose translation MNNQAQRWFESAFRSLLGTPLAHWLETLPQQMRTFESQGKHGEFDKWCRMLEKLPQTTPSGVNFSDAVTIGEARDIDSYTEKQITGLLKQFMPWRKGPYSLHGIDIDTEWRSDFKWDRVVPHISDLADRLVLDVGCGSGYHMWRMLGSGARGVYGIDPTQLFMIQFQAIKHFAPDNNIHFLPLGIEQMQPLNAFDTVFSMGVLYHRKDPMAFLEQLKHQLRRGGELILETLVVDGDENTVLMPGERYAQMRNVWFLPSVDALTKWLERLGFVDISLADVNRTSLEEQRATEWMTSQSLQDFLNPEDLSLTIEGYPAPQRAVLIATRK comes from the coding sequence ATGAATAATCAGGCACAGCGCTGGTTTGAAAGTGCTTTTCGTTCGCTACTGGGTACCCCCCTAGCCCATTGGCTCGAGACACTGCCACAGCAGATGCGCACGTTTGAAAGTCAGGGAAAGCATGGGGAATTCGATAAATGGTGTCGGATGCTTGAAAAATTGCCTCAGACGACACCTTCCGGGGTTAATTTCAGTGACGCAGTAACTATCGGTGAAGCCCGGGATATCGATTCTTATACCGAGAAACAAATTACAGGCCTGCTAAAACAATTTATGCCCTGGCGAAAGGGCCCTTACTCGCTGCACGGCATAGACATAGATACTGAATGGCGTTCTGATTTTAAATGGGATCGGGTTGTCCCCCACATCAGCGACCTGGCCGACAGGCTGGTACTCGATGTAGGCTGTGGCAGCGGCTATCACATGTGGCGAATGCTCGGATCTGGAGCCCGGGGTGTATATGGTATTGATCCGACCCAACTGTTCATGATTCAGTTTCAGGCAATTAAGCACTTTGCGCCAGACAATAACATTCACTTTCTGCCCCTGGGCATTGAGCAAATGCAACCACTAAATGCGTTCGACACTGTTTTCTCCATGGGCGTGTTGTACCACCGTAAAGATCCTATGGCATTTTTGGAGCAACTTAAGCATCAATTGCGGCGCGGTGGTGAGCTTATATTGGAAACACTGGTTGTCGATGGTGATGAGAATACGGTCTTAATGCCGGGTGAGCGTTACGCGCAAATGCGAAACGTATGGTTTCTACCCAGTGTTGATGCATTAACCAAATGGCTGGAAAGGCTCGGTTTTGTGGATATCAGTCTGGCAGATGTCAATCGTACCTCGCTGGAAGAACAGCGCGCTACAGAATGGATGACCAGTCAGTCTCTGCAAGATTTTCTAAACCCTGAAGATCTTTCACTGACCATCGAAGGCTATCCCGCTCCCCAGCGAGCGGTGCTTATCGCAACACGTAAGTAA
- a CDS encoding kinase: MDIAPFIAQHQLPDNYADVAQNWFNPLAEEIAMLQHSAGMPVFVGVNGSQGSGKSTLCDYIAFYLQNTQSLNVVVLSVDDFYLSREERFKLSEKVHPLLTTRGVPGTHDTQLAQSTLWALKNNQKVALPRFDKASDDPKPESDWPVINKPVDIVLIEGWCWGVPAQTEDALVEPVNTLERREDPQGIWRRFVNTQLAGTYQQLFEQMDYWVMLKAPSFEHVYQWRCEQEHKLAARQKPGVPSNIMSDEQIARFIQHYQRLTEHALSTLPGQCDKVFELDGERKITNVLKGNR; this comes from the coding sequence ATGGATATTGCTCCTTTTATTGCACAACATCAGTTACCCGATAATTACGCAGACGTTGCACAAAACTGGTTCAACCCTCTGGCTGAAGAGATAGCGATGCTTCAACATAGTGCAGGCATGCCTGTGTTCGTTGGCGTCAACGGTAGCCAAGGGTCTGGCAAATCAACCCTGTGCGACTATATCGCGTTTTATCTTCAAAACACCCAGTCTCTCAATGTTGTTGTACTTTCTGTCGACGATTTTTATTTATCCAGAGAAGAGCGCTTCAAGCTGTCTGAAAAGGTCCATCCGTTATTAACGACGCGGGGCGTTCCCGGTACCCACGATACACAGTTGGCCCAGTCAACATTATGGGCATTAAAGAATAATCAGAAGGTCGCATTGCCACGCTTTGATAAAGCCAGTGACGATCCAAAACCAGAATCAGACTGGCCTGTGATCAATAAACCCGTGGATATCGTTCTTATTGAGGGCTGGTGCTGGGGGGTGCCTGCTCAGACTGAAGATGCACTGGTCGAGCCGGTGAATACGCTCGAGCGTCGTGAAGATCCGCAAGGAATATGGCGTCGCTTCGTCAATACCCAGCTTGCAGGTACCTACCAACAGCTTTTTGAGCAAATGGATTACTGGGTCATGCTAAAAGCGCCATCCTTTGAGCATGTTTACCAATGGCGTTGTGAACAGGAACATAAACTGGCAGCGCGTCAGAAGCCAGGTGTACCCAGTAATATAATGAGCGATGAACAGATAGCCCGCTTTATCCAACACTACCAACGCCTCACAGAACACGCACTGAGCACGTTGCCTGGGCAATGCGACAAAGTATTTGAACTGGATGGCGAAAGAAAAATAACAAATGTACTTAAAGGTAACCGATGA
- a CDS encoding HAD-IIB family hydrolase yields MSSTDTLVFTDMDGTLLDHHTYSFDAAKPALASLKQKNIPVIPCTSKTYAEMVELRDYIGLTGPFIVENGAAAFVPHGVLSQKPVGAIWQDGFWCQSFTSPKAHWLKLLEMIKPEFEGEFTHFSEMSIDDIVQATGLDEASASRAAQRQYGEPVMWLGDEHRKSEFLRAVKARGAQPLEGGRFIHISGDCDKGAALRWLVQAFGRQSEKTPRAIALGDGKNDIAMLEAADIAVIIKSLNHPPPTVKKEEALYTSTLPGPEGWTEMLTKLLSLQN; encoded by the coding sequence ATGAGTTCAACGGACACGCTAGTATTTACCGACATGGACGGCACATTGCTGGACCATCACACGTACAGCTTTGACGCTGCCAAACCGGCTTTGGCATCACTGAAGCAAAAAAATATTCCCGTTATACCCTGCACCAGTAAAACGTACGCTGAGATGGTGGAGTTGCGCGATTATATCGGCCTTACCGGCCCTTTTATTGTTGAAAACGGTGCTGCGGCGTTTGTACCACACGGTGTGCTGAGTCAAAAGCCGGTCGGAGCGATTTGGCAGGATGGATTCTGGTGCCAGTCGTTCACCTCTCCTAAAGCCCACTGGCTGAAGTTACTGGAGATGATCAAACCCGAGTTTGAGGGCGAGTTTACCCATTTTAGTGAAATGAGTATTGATGACATCGTTCAGGCTACTGGCCTGGATGAAGCATCAGCATCACGTGCTGCCCAGCGACAATATGGCGAGCCTGTGATGTGGCTGGGCGATGAACATCGGAAATCTGAATTCTTGCGCGCGGTCAAAGCACGGGGAGCCCAACCGCTGGAAGGTGGTCGTTTTATTCATATTTCCGGCGATTGTGACAAAGGTGCCGCACTGCGGTGGCTCGTGCAGGCGTTTGGCCGTCAAAGTGAAAAGACACCCCGAGCCATTGCACTGGGCGACGGCAAAAATGATATCGCGATGCTCGAAGCTGCGGATATTGCAGTGATTATTAAGTCACTCAATCACCCGCCCCCAACAGTAAAAAAAGAAGAAGCGCTTTACACCAGTACCCTACCCGGTCCGGAAGGCTGGACAGAAATGCTCACAAAATTGCTTTCATTACAAAATTAG
- a CDS encoding glycosyltransferase family protein, whose protein sequence is MADFYQNGVVTTLHNLANRPTEDLEAELLRFSQKRPMALILPSLYSELEGKALPNILDELTNVPYLSEIVIGLDRADKAQYQHALKFFGRLPQHHRVLWNDGPRLKAIDEELTELGLAPKELGKGRNVWYCMGYILASNRAESVALHDCDIVTYNRDLLARLIYPVANPMFNYEFCKGYYARVADGKINGRVSRLLVTPLLRALKRTLGDHEYLEFMDSFRYPLAGEFSFRRDVLNDIRIPSDWGLEIGVLSEMHRNYSHNRLCQADIAETYDHKHQDLSLNNDQGGLSKMSIDITKAVFRKLATQGFTFSNEMFRSIKATYYRIALDFVETYHNDAIMNGLNLDIHREEKAVEMFASNIMKAGQSFLESPMETPFIPSWNRVTSAVPDILDRLLEAVEADTSELLG, encoded by the coding sequence ATGGCCGATTTTTATCAAAACGGTGTGGTGACAACATTACATAACCTGGCTAATCGACCCACGGAAGATTTAGAAGCCGAGTTATTACGCTTTTCGCAAAAACGCCCGATGGCTTTAATTTTGCCATCTCTGTACTCTGAACTCGAGGGTAAAGCGCTTCCCAATATTCTTGATGAATTAACCAACGTTCCCTATTTGTCAGAAATAGTTATTGGTCTGGACCGTGCAGACAAAGCGCAATATCAGCACGCCCTTAAGTTTTTCGGCCGCCTTCCACAGCATCACCGGGTATTGTGGAATGACGGGCCTCGTCTTAAAGCCATTGACGAGGAACTCACCGAGCTTGGTCTTGCGCCTAAAGAGCTGGGTAAAGGCCGGAATGTCTGGTATTGCATGGGTTATATTCTGGCCTCAAACCGCGCCGAATCAGTGGCGTTGCATGATTGCGATATCGTGACCTATAACCGGGATTTACTGGCAAGGCTGATTTACCCGGTCGCCAACCCCATGTTCAATTATGAATTCTGTAAGGGCTATTATGCCCGGGTGGCTGATGGCAAAATTAATGGCCGGGTTTCCCGCCTGTTGGTCACTCCCCTACTTCGAGCATTGAAGCGTACACTTGGTGATCATGAGTATCTGGAATTTATGGACAGTTTCCGCTACCCACTGGCCGGCGAGTTTTCTTTCAGAAGGGATGTACTGAACGATATTCGAATCCCGAGTGACTGGGGACTTGAGATTGGTGTTCTCTCGGAGATGCACCGTAATTATTCGCATAATCGTTTGTGTCAGGCTGATATTGCCGAAACCTACGATCATAAGCATCAGGACTTGTCTTTGAATAATGATCAGGGTGGCTTGTCCAAGATGTCTATCGATATCACCAAGGCGGTATTCAGAAAACTGGCTACACAAGGATTCACGTTTAGTAATGAGATGTTCCGCTCAATCAAGGCAACGTACTACCGCATCGCGCTGGACTTTGTTGAAACCTATCATAACGATGCCATCATGAATGGTCTCAACCTGGATATTCACCGGGAAGAAAAAGCCGTAGAAATGTTTGCCAGTAATATTATGAAAGCGGGTCAGAGTTTTCTGGAAAGCCCGATGGAAACGCCTTTCATACCGAGCTGGAACAGAGTTACCAGCGCGGTGCCAGATATTTTAGACAGATTATTAGAAGCAGTGGAAGCAGATACGTCCGAATTACTGGGGTAG
- a CDS encoding sugar phosphorylase, with amino-acid sequence MTANLKALHEKVSHHLQAIYADVVLDRPVGELATALMQTMRIDNDDDIIAPQSHCNYWDEGDVVMITYGDSITDGHEKPLFTLHRFLNTYCVNTINNVHILPFFPYSSDDGFSVIDYSSVNESLGEWEDISGLAEEYGLMVDLVVNHCSSRSAWFENFIKGEGTGSDFFFTASPDDDLSMVTRPRVSPLLRETQTSEGTKYVWCTFSHDQVDFDFRNPKVLLAFMEIIRLYIDKGAKIFRMDAVAFLWKIVGTTCINLEQTHEIIRLMRTLIEHVDPRIIIITETNIPNRENLTYFGNANEAHAIYNFSLPPLLVNTLVTGDCRYLKSWMMSMPPAQSGTTYFNFIASHDGIGLRPAEGLLADEEISSLVHAMQHFGGKVSWRASAHGQQKPYEINITLFDALQGTIAGPDRFQVDRFICAHAIMLAMEGIPGVYIHSLLGTSNDYEKVANTGQNRSINRKRWDLSELEALLDSPFSQHHKVLTRLSQLIRIRKAQPAFHPNATQFTLQLGNQVFGFWRQSLDRQQSLFSISNISDKEQSVLLSDINLFGTDHWMDLITREPIDNDENYLQLKPYQTVWISNLDPS; translated from the coding sequence ATGACAGCTAATCTGAAAGCATTACACGAAAAAGTCTCGCATCATCTTCAGGCTATTTATGCTGATGTGGTGCTGGACCGGCCGGTTGGTGAGCTGGCCACTGCACTTATGCAAACCATGCGCATCGACAATGATGATGACATTATTGCGCCGCAATCCCATTGTAACTACTGGGACGAAGGCGATGTGGTAATGATTACCTATGGTGACAGTATTACCGATGGTCATGAGAAACCGCTGTTTACCCTGCACCGTTTTTTGAATACGTATTGTGTCAATACCATCAATAATGTGCATATTCTGCCATTTTTCCCCTACAGCTCTGACGATGGTTTTTCAGTCATTGATTATTCCAGCGTTAACGAATCACTGGGTGAGTGGGAAGATATCAGCGGTCTGGCTGAAGAATACGGATTGATGGTTGATCTGGTGGTGAACCACTGTTCTTCACGCAGTGCATGGTTTGAAAATTTCATAAAGGGAGAAGGCACTGGCAGTGATTTTTTCTTCACCGCCAGTCCGGATGACGACCTGTCCATGGTAACCCGCCCGCGCGTGTCCCCGTTATTGCGAGAAACGCAGACCAGCGAGGGTACGAAGTATGTCTGGTGCACATTCAGCCACGATCAGGTGGACTTTGATTTTCGTAATCCTAAGGTGTTATTGGCGTTTATGGAAATTATCCGCCTTTACATCGATAAGGGCGCGAAGATTTTCCGAATGGATGCGGTTGCTTTTTTATGGAAAATCGTTGGCACCACGTGTATTAATCTTGAGCAGACACACGAAATTATTCGCCTGATGCGCACGCTCATTGAGCATGTCGATCCGCGTATCATTATTATCACCGAAACCAATATTCCCAATCGCGAAAACCTTACTTACTTCGGTAACGCTAACGAAGCTCACGCCATCTATAACTTTTCCCTGCCACCGTTATTGGTGAATACGCTGGTTACAGGTGATTGCAGGTACCTTAAAAGCTGGATGATGAGCATGCCACCAGCGCAAAGCGGCACAACATATTTCAACTTTATCGCATCACACGATGGTATTGGTTTGCGTCCTGCCGAGGGACTGTTAGCCGACGAAGAAATTTCGTCACTGGTACATGCGATGCAGCACTTCGGCGGTAAAGTATCCTGGCGCGCTTCTGCGCACGGGCAGCAAAAACCCTACGAAATTAACATCACTTTATTTGATGCACTACAGGGTACCATTGCCGGACCCGATCGTTTTCAGGTAGACAGATTTATCTGTGCACATGCGATTATGCTGGCCATGGAAGGAATTCCTGGCGTTTATATTCATAGCCTGCTTGGTACTTCCAACGATTATGAGAAGGTCGCCAATACAGGGCAGAACCGCTCAATAAACCGAAAAAGGTGGGATCTTTCGGAGCTCGAAGCGCTTCTCGATTCGCCCTTTTCACAGCATCATAAGGTACTGACAAGACTATCTCAGCTTATTCGTATCAGAAAAGCACAACCTGCTTTTCATCCAAATGCGACGCAATTTACCCTGCAACTGGGAAATCAGGTATTCGGTTTCTGGCGGCAAAGCCTCGACAGGCAGCAGAGCCTGTTCAGTATCAGTAACATCAGTGATAAAGAGCAGTCTGTTCTGCTATCGGATATAAATTTGTTTGGTACCGACCACTGGATGGATTTAATTACCCGTGAACCCATCGATAATGATGAAAACTACCTGCAGTTAAAACCTTATCAGACTGTGTGGATAAGTAACCTCGATCCTTCCTGA
- the moeA gene encoding molybdopterin molybdotransferase MoeA — protein MASPAWLSLEDALARMRSVAPFPTRTMMCNTEAALGHVVSENIIAPCDVPPLPVSAMDGFAVGLDGLCSEMSLPVTQTIMAGQDVSSLRLNKGEAARIMTGAGIPAGADAVVMQENTTYSDDAVTLNQIPARGENVRPQGNDICRDDVIISKGTRLQPSHLMLLASVGLTACQVYSPLTVALLATGDEIKAPGETLNPGQIFNANSIGVAGLLSPLNVQVTDLGICRDDADALQTCLEDAATKFDLIISSGGVSVGDADYVKPVLDNLGQVNFWKVAIKPGKPFAFGTLGKSLFCGLPGNPVSAYVTTQQLVVPLIEAMQGVESVPSAMRGLATLTTDIRRQPGRQEFMRASLDVHPDGSWQVSPLAKQSSGVMTSVTKANAYIVVNAQTRYLKAGERVQVIPFTR, from the coding sequence ATGGCTTCACCTGCCTGGCTTTCGCTTGAAGATGCCCTGGCGCGCATGCGTTCCGTGGCCCCCTTCCCCACCCGCACAATGATGTGTAATACAGAAGCTGCGCTGGGGCACGTTGTCAGCGAAAACATTATTGCGCCATGTGACGTACCACCGCTGCCCGTTTCAGCAATGGACGGGTTTGCTGTCGGTCTGGATGGACTTTGCAGCGAAATGTCGTTGCCTGTTACTCAGACTATCATGGCCGGTCAGGATGTTAGCTCGCTCCGGCTTAATAAAGGTGAAGCTGCGAGAATCATGACTGGCGCGGGTATTCCGGCCGGTGCTGATGCGGTGGTAATGCAGGAAAACACAACGTATTCGGATGATGCGGTAACCCTCAATCAAATACCCGCGCGAGGCGAAAACGTTCGGCCGCAGGGTAATGATATTTGCCGAGACGATGTCATTATATCTAAAGGAACCCGGTTACAACCAAGCCATCTGATGTTACTGGCATCGGTTGGGTTGACCGCCTGCCAGGTGTATTCTCCGCTTACGGTTGCGTTGCTTGCAACCGGGGACGAAATTAAAGCGCCGGGCGAAACGCTGAACCCCGGACAGATCTTCAATGCAAACAGTATTGGCGTGGCAGGTCTGTTATCGCCGCTGAATGTTCAGGTCACCGATCTGGGTATCTGCCGGGATGACGCTGATGCACTTCAAACCTGCTTAGAAGACGCGGCCACGAAATTTGACCTTATTATCAGTTCCGGAGGCGTTTCCGTCGGTGATGCTGACTACGTTAAGCCGGTGCTGGACAACCTCGGTCAGGTGAATTTCTGGAAGGTTGCTATTAAGCCGGGTAAACCCTTTGCATTTGGTACTCTTGGCAAAAGCCTGTTTTGTGGTTTACCCGGTAATCCGGTATCCGCCTATGTGACCACCCAGCAATTAGTTGTTCCTTTAATAGAAGCGATGCAGGGCGTTGAGTCAGTGCCTTCAGCTATGCGCGGATTAGCAACACTTACTACAGATATCAGGCGCCAGCCCGGTCGGCAGGAGTTTATGCGCGCAAGCCTGGATGTACATCCTGACGGCAGTTGGCAGGTCTCCCCTTTGGCAAAGCAAAGTTCGGGCGTTATGACCAGCGTTACTAAAGCGAACGCTTATATCGTCGTGAATGCACAGACCCGGTATCTGAAAGCGGGTGAACGTGTGCAGGTCATTCCTTTTACCCGTTAG
- a CDS encoding MATE family efflux transporter, which yields MNFFSKRFLLESKRLVQLTWPLLVAQLTQMLMGVVDTVMAGHYDALDMAAVALGFSVTIPLMCFLQGIALALPPIISRYQGSRQSDQVAFAAQQAGYLLLVISLIILLLYPAIPTILQWFPMEDGLFQITLDYVRYVLLAMPAFALYQWLRNYCEGLGNTKPTMIITVIGLLFNVVANYCFIYGAGPLPAFGGAGCGIATAIVITVMFISTLVYTHMSRRLAHYALFSVLFRPDFKQMVRTFRLGFPVAMTLLFEVTLFAVVALMLTPFGATTIAAHQIALNFSSLMFMFPLSMGMAVSIRVGFRVGQNNYRQAATAVKSALVIGLCVAVLTATFTVVGKGIIISLYTTDIAVINTASALLIYAALFQFSDAIQVISANTLRGYKDTTAMFILTFFAYWIIGLPAGIILGRTNWITDAPMEAAGFWIGFIIGLSSAAVMLGLRVWVLHRRHASSPSYRLAET from the coding sequence GTGAATTTTTTCTCGAAGCGTTTTCTACTGGAAAGCAAACGGCTGGTCCAGTTAACCTGGCCTTTACTTGTGGCACAACTTACCCAGATGCTTATGGGCGTGGTCGATACAGTAATGGCTGGACATTATGATGCACTGGATATGGCCGCTGTCGCTTTAGGCTTTAGCGTAACGATTCCCCTGATGTGCTTTTTGCAGGGTATCGCGCTCGCGCTACCGCCGATTATTTCCCGGTACCAGGGCAGCAGGCAGTCTGATCAGGTGGCTTTTGCCGCTCAGCAGGCTGGTTACCTGTTACTGGTAATTAGTCTTATCATTCTGCTTCTTTATCCGGCGATACCAACTATTCTGCAATGGTTCCCGATGGAAGACGGCCTGTTTCAGATTACATTGGACTATGTCAGGTACGTGTTGCTGGCGATGCCGGCATTTGCCCTTTATCAGTGGTTACGTAATTACTGCGAAGGGTTGGGTAACACGAAACCGACAATGATTATAACGGTCATTGGCCTGCTGTTTAATGTTGTCGCCAATTACTGTTTTATCTACGGTGCTGGTCCTTTACCGGCTTTTGGCGGTGCCGGATGTGGTATCGCGACAGCCATCGTTATAACGGTAATGTTTATCAGCACTTTGGTATACACACATATGAGCCGGCGACTGGCTCATTATGCGCTTTTTTCAGTTTTGTTCAGACCCGACTTCAAGCAAATGGTGCGTACATTTCGTCTTGGATTCCCTGTAGCCATGACACTGTTGTTTGAAGTAACACTGTTCGCTGTGGTAGCACTCATGTTGACGCCATTTGGTGCAACGACGATAGCTGCGCATCAGATTGCACTAAACTTTTCATCGTTGATGTTTATGTTTCCCCTGAGCATGGGAATGGCCGTTTCCATTCGGGTTGGTTTTCGAGTTGGCCAGAACAACTACCGCCAGGCGGCGACTGCGGTAAAAAGCGCGCTTGTGATTGGCTTGTGTGTAGCAGTGCTGACCGCCACGTTCACAGTCGTCGGGAAAGGCATCATCATCAGTTTGTATACGACTGACATCGCCGTTATAAACACCGCCAGCGCGTTATTGATTTATGCAGCATTGTTTCAGTTTTCAGATGCTATTCAGGTTATCTCTGCCAACACATTGCGTGGCTACAAAGATACCACGGCCATGTTCATTCTTACATTCTTTGCGTACTGGATTATAGGATTGCCGGCTGGCATTATACTGGGACGAACTAACTGGATAACTGACGCTCCGATGGAGGCGGCCGGCTTCTGGATAGGCTTTATCATCGGGCTAAGTAGCGCTGCGGTGATGCTGGGTCTGCGTGTATGGGTGCTGCACCGCCGACATGCCTCATCCCCCTCATACCGACTGGCTGAGACCTGA